In a genomic window of Strongyloides ratti genome assembly S_ratti_ED321, scaffold srae_chrx_scaffold0000006:
- a CDS encoding Kinesin-like protein KIF21B, producing MGLLDKVTEVLTSKFNFVDLAGTERLKRTNAEGNTAKEGKNINNCLLHLVNVISVFSRKDHHIPDRNSKLTLLLQDSLCGNSKTLMIACISPSNEDLRETISTLNYASIAKEIRNMIFVDQRIDRGCKVSAEKNEEIK from the coding sequence atggGATTATTAGATAAAGTTACTGAAGTATTAActtcaaaatttaattttgtcGATCTGGCTGGTACAGAAAGACTTAAAAGAACAAATGCTGAAGGAAATACAGCAAAAGAAGgcaaaaatatcaataattgCTTATTGCATCTGGTAAATGTTATCTCTGTATTTTCTCGCAAAGATCATCATATTCCCGATAGAAACTCAAAATTGACGCTTCTGTTACAGGATTCATTATGTGGAAATTCAAAAACACTAATGATTGCATGTATATCTCCAAGTAACGAAGATTTACGTGAAACCATTTCAACATTGAATTATGCAAGTATAGCAAaagaaataagaaatatgatTTTTGTTGATCAACGTATTGATAGAGGATGCAAAGTTTCAGcagaaaaaaatgaagaaatcAAATAA
- a CDS encoding Reverse transcriptase domain and Integrase,catalytic core domain and Ribonuclease H-like domain and Aspartic peptidase domain-containing protein, with protein sequence MKPLWIQQQREALNLSATDQQQLLTQQKEQLSTLYKQHQMDIHIYGTQYPLPLMNVDDVLTSLPPHEKELDEIFCREIGKLVPLLTSSTINGVELYIARLSSVMSALAKTPARKQILDRIAAPYLSSLLLKENGLVSSYLSLVNESIPDDQKTLLGSLRYIVTLMSNDGHRGNLGSHIKPPYQADKPIGTYATQFEQFVQRIDGIRMDSLEMLTNHALNGERRRQFVRGLSGNLRILVETPSIDTSWHAFKQAYFNGYIRLHPNTSLFGKPHHQQDRNTRKTPPNGNRQHKQPSAPSTSARNHTAAPPKRHFNKPNRPFDKKPQFQSPSFLHTHPASTVKDNSKVRRQRSKKNQVNAITTEMKSQRSMLQALMDKLNFFDVPHTAVTVVCLLTLCMAVNGWECASIPPHYPLLYRQGTYSFAGSRAVEASEMHTVCTPELFHPALLVDSILISQDNFFALETKVAPYEDSDPPISCRPLVAMSNLSTSDIFLTKHLETTFSESTFLNFLDIYAYHHAFNFSCPSNNEMETQIPDGKVVPPSPIRKRKRPLDIDVLSSPEYAKLRQSHSISSDKIRDLENEVSRLQFQLSAAGKDLADFKSQSETREKKIKVHLDRLPHAETDLAQARDQLASSKDALAAQMKLHKDTLTELETLRENYNRHVSLADGAKNALLEFQTRTLQQAGTEKKLHETELHSMRNKHAQAIDDLKQQATTKCNQLIEASEKKMQQQCDLQRKRDSTEFAKEKTRLSEAATTKLKSELDKMKLIYDKEIAAVKETIKTSAGDKMEMDDDDNLIKRIADQARKISSLQQLLAIKTEQETPSSTHNPELCTSYNNFVIFMDHLKRMELTDAMLTLPRSIVSLLTFLSTLLGTKIWSNRSHNKLPQHNARATAPSPKTDYSAPLLSPAKWKFGDGPVPASVNAVLSEALPRLRIIMGNLPITLLLDTGASINVCSLSIAKQIDKEYILARHPTSATAYSANGTELSLHEIIHLRIPIGQDHYNIICHVSPHVSHDLILGQPGLKAFGDFSISWKHGRIHLGSHSFPISNAYPFKLTSNTDLPPHSTNILNPRIDAPVNVLLDAVYTVASPYFKGSNQLVTYNAISPVIDNQINFVINNIGANPVALYDKTTLGYVTLVESLSETDLRITNDGYSSDEADICDRLPPYPTSLPNQQLQKSDFLSQVQLPPDALSKDQLSRLHDILWTHRSVFHEFNPTPGRYNGPETLELRTAPHDIPKPIRAPRYSVEKENEIKRQVDDMLKHDMIEPSRTPYLSRINLVKKKNNEWRFVVDFRSINKLIVPQSHHIPRIDTILDKASGKQYYTSLDLKNGFHQLTLDKDSRYLTGFPTHIGIFQYKRIPMGLVGSPDFFNHIVEKLFKSSNNFVYLDDILLTDNSIDEHLENINTALSKALSFDFRFSLTKCLFFQQSLEYLGFIISKDGIQPNPKKTAALRNKPIPSNEKELRSFLGAANYYRKHIPGYSKLANILYDCTSQFLWTSKHTEAFENIKAALADACTLSPPDDSAPYTIVTDASTQGIGAALMQNNRPIAFTSRTLKNAELMYAPVQLEALGLVFALKSFSPYIYGKRTTVLTDQSSLLSLMTKTDVSNILDRYKNYIMGFDIDIRYIKGSDNAVADYLSRSVFSVEVTPIDEKYHSVFPKTTNYFQTPYIVSQFPQFLNDNEQLDYPDCKIQSRGKTGIYVPQILRFMLLSLWHEHPLLGNHSGYEKGVRKFKDIFLWPSMDNDIKKIWSTCSKCLKSKTQSPLMAPVSTKTIPIPPHPWHTLSLDHIVIDENNNALVAIDEFSKFVTLIHTTNLGAITAINSLERIFFLIGFPDVIKTDNGPAFISNPFQLFCNTYGIKHYTVSAYNHQGNGIVERFNRIIREAIRLYPKTDIKLLLHSTQYAHNFGYTTTQEGKPKEYILTTTDKWLQEPYINTSLSGRYDLLLYLKSLITSSTKQNPAETPQRIPPGTLVFRRNPTAHKNSEQYEGPYEVIEHIHGDSYIIQKLSFKGRRIESAFKTNARLLKLAPKHFSLSTPNDTPLEETTPPSLQAEVSTENIKSTKKRGRPKKAYNKESIPPQKEPKTDIKKKRGRPRKLTRKTTNKNKSPSVNETVKEMKKRGRPRKIITEELSNE encoded by the coding sequence ATGAAACCGTTGTGGATTCAACAGCAGAGAGAAGCCCTCAATCTTTCAGCCACTGACCAACAACAATTGCTAACCCAACAGAAGGAGCAACTATCCACTCTGTACAAACAACATCAGATGGATATCCACATCTACGGAACTCAATACCCGTTGCCTCTTATGAACGTGGACGATGTACTTACTTCCCTACCACCGCATGAAAAAGAATTGGACGAAATCTTTTGCAGGGAAATCGGCAAATTGGTGCCCCTACTGACTTCCTCCACAATCAACGGAGTTGAACTTTACATTGCACGACTCAGCTCAGTAATGTCTGCACTGGCCAAAACGCCAGCACGGAAACAAATACTGGACCGCATAGCAGCCCCCTACCTATCCTCTCTCCTACTCAAAGAAAATGGACTAGTTTCATCCTACCTCTCGTTAGTGAATGAATCGATCCCTGATGATCAGAAGACCCTCCTTGGCTCCCTCCGTTACATAGTAACATTAATGTCCAATGATGGACACCGTGGAAATCTTGGAAGCCACATCAAACCGCCTTACCAAGCTGACAAACCCATTGGCACTTACGCCACGCAATTTGAACAGTTCGTCCAACGGATTGATGGTATTCGGATGGACTCCTTGGAAATGCTAACTAACCATGCTCTCAATGGAGAACGCCGCCGACAGTTTGTCCGCGGCCTATCAGGCAATTTACGTATCCTTGTAGAAACCCCGTCAATAGATACATCATGGCACGCTTTTAAGCAAGCGTACTTCAATGGATACATTAGACTTCACCCTAACACATCGTTATTTGGCAAACCCCATCATCAACAAGATCGAAACACACGAAAAACCCCTCCGAATGGAAACCGTCAACATAAACAACCAAGTGCACCATCTACATCTGCTCGTAACCACACAGCCGCTCCGCCAAAACGACATTTCAATAAACCGAATCGTCCCTTTGACAAGAAACCACAATTCCAGTCCCCCTCCTTCCTCCATACTCACCCTGCGTCCACAGTAAAGGATAATTCCAAAGTTAGGAGACAACGTTCAAAGAAAAACCAAGTTAACGCAATAACAACAGAAATGAAATCACAACGATCCATGCTTCAAGCTTTGATGGACAAATTGAACTTTTTCGACGTCCCTCACACAGCCGTGACTGTAGTATGTCTTCTAACATTGTGTATGGCTGTAAACGGATGGGAATGTGCAAGCATTCCACCCCACTACCCTTTACTTTACCGACAAGGTACTTATTCATTTGCCGGCTCCCGTGCAGTGGAAGCCAGTGAAATGCATACGGTTTGCACTCCAGAATTGTTCCACCCGGCTTTATTGGTCGATTCTATACTCATCTCTCAAGACAACTTTTTTGCCTTGGAAACCAAAGTAGCACCGTACGAGGATTCAGATCCTCCTATCTCTTGTCGACCCCTTGTTGCTATGAGTAACTTATCAACATCGGACATTTTCCTCACCAAACATTTGGAAACCACATTTTCCGAATCTACATTCCTCAATTTCCTCGACATATATGCGTATCACCACGCATTCAACTTCTCCTGCCCGTCTAACAACGAAATGGAAACCCAAATCCCAGATGGCAAGGTAGTCCCTCCGTCTCCAATACGTAAACGAAAGCGACCTCTTGATATCGATGTCTTATCCTCCCCGGAATATGCAAAACTTCGGCAATCACATTCAATCTCTTCCGACAAGATTAGAGACCTTGAAAATGAAGTTTCCCGACTACAATTTCAACTGTCTGCCGCCGGAAAGGACCTTGCAGATTTCAAATCACAATCCGAAACCCGTGAGAAGAAAATCAAAGTACATCTCGATCGCTTACCACATGCAGAAACAGATTTAGCACAAGCAAGAGATCAACTAGCGTCCTCCAAGGATGCTCTAGCCGCCCAAATGAAGCTACATAAGGATACTTTAACCGAACTTGAAACGCTTCGTGAAAATTATAATCGACACGTTTCCCTCGCCGACGGTGCGAAGAATGCCCTGCTCGAATTCCAAACCAGAACACTTCAACAAGCTGGCACCGAGAAGAAGCTCCATGAAACCGAACTTCACAGTATGCGCAATAAACACGCACAAGCTATTGATGACCTGAAACAGCAAGCGACGACTAAATGTAATCAACTGATAGAAGCAAGCGAGAAAAAGATGCAACAACAATGCGACTTACAACGCAAGAGAGACAGTACTGAATTTGCGAAAGAGAAAACTCGTTTATCGGAAGCAGCTACAACGAAACTTAAATCAGAATTAGATAAGATGAAGCTTATTTACGATAAAGAAATAGCAGCAGTTAAAGAAACCATAAAAACTTCCGCTGGTGACAAAATGGAAATGGATGACGACGATAACTTGATTAAACGTATTGCTGACCAAGCCAGAAAGATCAGCTCATTACAACAATTACTTGCTATCAAAACTGAACAAGAAACCCCGTCCTCTACTCATAATCCCGAGTTGTGTACTTCTTACAACAACTTTGTAATCTTTATGGATCACCTCAAACGCATGGAATTAACTGACGCAATGCTGACACTGCCCCGAAGCATTGTCTCCCTCCTGACCTTTTTATCCACCTTATTAGGTACTAAGATATGGTCCAACCGCAGTCATAACAAACTGCCCCAACATAATGCACGAGCGACTGCTCCTTCCCCTAAAACCGATTATTCGGCACCTTTACTGTCCCCTGCTAAATGGAAATTTGGCGACGGACCGGTACCTGCCTCAGTCAATGCAGTACTTTCTGAAGCTCTTCCTCGTTTACGCATAATAATGGGTAACTTACCGATCACGCTCCTATTGGATACCGGAGCTTCCATCAACGTTTGTAGCCTCTCAATTGCAAAACAAATCGACAAAGAATACATACTTGCTCGACACCCTACATCAGCAACGGCTTATTCCGCAAATGGAACGGAATTATCTTTACATGAAATTATACATCTCCGAATCCCTATTGGACAAGATCATTACAACATCATATGCCATGTTAGTCCACATGTATCCCACGACCTCATCTTGGGACAGCCTGGTTTAAAAGCCTTTGGTGATTTTTCAATATCCTGGAAACATGGACGTATACACTTGGGATCTCACTCTTTTCCCATATCAAATGCTTACCCCTTCAAATTAACTAGCAACACAGATCTACCACCACATTCCACGAACATTCTAAACCCCAGAATTGATGCACCCGTGAATGTGCTACTGGACGCTGTTTATACAGTTGCAAGTCCTTATTTTAAAGGAAGTAACCAATTAGTTACTTACAATGCAATCTCTCCTGTTATTGATAATCAGATTAACTTTGTAATCAACAATATCGGAGCTAACCCTGTAGCTTTATATGACAAAACTACATTAGGCTATGTCACATTAGTCGAATCATTATCTGAGACGGACCTTCGCATTACAAACGATGGCTACAGCAGTGATGAAGCCGATATCTGTGACCGACTTCCACCTTACCCGACGAGCCTACCAAATCAGCAACTACAGAAGTCTGACTTTCTTTCACAAGTACAGCTTCCCCCCGATGCCCTATCCAAAGATCAACTATCCCGATTACACGACATTTTATGGACCCATCGATCTGTCTTCCACGAATTCAATCCTACTCCTGGCCGGTATAACGGTCCAGAAACATTAGAACTACGAACAGCTCCACACGATATTCCCAAACCAATTCGTGCCCCTCGCTATTCCGTAGAAAAAGAAAACGAAATCAAACGCCAAGTCGATGATATGCTTAAGCACGACATGATTGAACCATCTCGTACTCCTTATCTATCACGAATCAACTTGGTtaagaagaaaaataatgAGTGGAGATTTGTGGTCGATTTTCGCTCCATTAACAAATTGATCGTGCCTCAATCACATCACATACCACGGATAGACACCATCCTGGATAAAGCATCTGGAAAACAATATTACACCTCTTTGGATTTAAAAAACGGATTCCATCAGCTCACTCTAGATAAAGATAGTCGCTATCTAACCGGATTCCCCACGCACATAGGAATCTTCCAATACAAACGAATCCCGATGGGATTGGTAGGCAGTCCCGATTTCTTCAACCACATAGTTGAGAAACTATTTAAATCCTCCAACAACTTCGTTTACCTTGACGACATTCTATTAACTGACAATTCGATAGATGAACATCTTGAAAACATCAACACAGCTCTTTCAAAGGCCTTATCCTTTGATTTCCGCTTTTCTCTAACAAAATGCCTCTTTTTCCAACAATCACTTGAATATCTCGGATTCATCATCAGCAAAGATGGAATACAACCGAACCCTAAGAAAACCGCTGCGTTACGAAATAAACCTATTCCGTCTAACGAAAAGGAACTACGCTCCTTCTTAGGAGCGGCTAACTATTACCGCAAACACATACCTGGATATAGCAAGCTGGCCAACATCCTGTACGATTGTACATCACAATTCCTTTGGACATCAAAGCACACTGAAGCGTTTGAAAACATCAAAGCAGCTCTAGCAGACGCATGTACCTTATCGCCACCCGATGATTCAGCACCTTATACCATAGTTACAGACGCTAGTACCCAAGGTATTGGCGCTGCATTAATGCAAAACAACAGACCAATCGCTTTCACTTCCAGAACGTTGAAAAACGCAGAATTAATGTACGCTCCTGTACAATTAGAAGCACTTGGACTCGTATTTGCTTTAAAATCATTCAGCCCGTACATCTACGGCAAACGCACAACGGTACTAACTGATCAAAGCAGCCTACTTAGCCTTATGACTAAGACCGATGTATCCAATATTCTTGATCGTTACAAGAACTATATCATGGGTTTCGACATAGACATTCGTTATATCAAAGGATCAGACAATGCAGTCGCGGATTATTTAAGCCGTTCCGTATTTTCTGTAGAAGTCACTCCAATTGATGAAAAATACCATTCGGTATTCCCCAAAACAACGAATTACTTCCAAACACCATACATAGTCTCTCAATTCCCACAGTTTCTCAATGATAATGAGCAACTCGATTACCCCGATTGTAAAATACAATCCCGCGGTAAAACTGGCATCTATGTTCCCCAAATATTACGATTCATGCTCTTGTCCCTATGGCATGAACACCCTTTATTAGGTAACCACTCCGGCTACGAAAAAGGAGTCAGAAAATTCAAAGACATTTTCTTATGGCCCAGCATGGACAACGATATCAAGAAAATATGGTCCACATGCTCTAAATGCCTAAAAAGTAAAACACAATCACCTTTAATGGCTCCAGTTTCGACCAAGACAATTCCTATACCTCCCCATCCTTGGCATACGCTAAGCTTGGATCACATAGTTATTGACGAAAATAATAATGCATTGGTTGCAATAGACGAATTTAGTAAATTTGTCACATTAATTCATACCACCAACTTAGGAGCAATAACAGCAATCAACTCGCTAGAAAGAATATTCTTCTTAATTGGTTTCCCGGACGTCATCAAAACTGACAACGGTCCCGCTTTTATATCTAACCCTTTCCAATTATTCTGCAATACCTATGGAATTAAACATTACACAGTATCTGCTTACAATCACCAAGGCAACGGAATAGTGGAACGTTTTAATAGAATCATCCGCGAAGCTATTCGCTTATATCCTAAAACAGATATCAAATTACTTCTTCACAGTACCCAATATGCTCATAACTTTGGCTATACCACAACACAAGAAGGAAAACCAAAAGAATACATTCTTACAACAACAGACAAATGGCTCCAAGAACCATACATCAACACCTCCCTTTCCGGTCGATATGACCTTCTCCTTTATCTGAAATCCCTAATAACATCATCTACAAAACAAAACCCTGCCGAAACACCTCAACGGATCCCTCCTGGAACTCTCGTCTTTCGAAGAAATCCAACCGCGCACAAGAATAGTGAACAATACGAAGGACCGTATGAGGTTATCGAACACATACATGGCGATTCCTACATTATACAAAAACTTTCCTTTAAAGGACGGCGAATCGAATCAGCATTCAAAACAAATGCCAGATTACTGAAGCTAGCTCCAAAACACTTTTCATTATCAACACCTAATGATACTCCATTAGAAGAAACGACACCTCCTTCCTTACAGGCTGAAGTTTCAACTGAAAACATCAAATCTACAAAGAAAAGGGGGAGACCAAAGAAAGCGTATAATAAAGAATCAATTCCACCTCAGAAAGAACCGAAAACggatataaagaaaaagcGAGGACGACCCCGTAAATTAACTAGAAAGACAACCAACAAAAACAAATCCCCGTCTGTGAATGAAACAGTAAAAGAAATGAAGAAACGTGGTAGACccagaaaaataataacagaAGAACTAAGTAATGAATAA